From Limibacter armeniacum, one genomic window encodes:
- a CDS encoding glycoside hydrolase family 16 protein, translating into MLIFLLLSTFHFSNAQKLVEKPFQPKDSHAPKEYALAWADEFNAFQLDTTEWFYRDGIDRQMTIMAQENVILDHDNLNIVCQAGQFRAHPEVYRVKEGKDFFNQKGGGVISEWRFREGYFEARCKMLNAPLWHPAFWLERANSNPENNSLKTFTTYSEIDIMETEPNHATWQSIRVHDWVSGGEHRKIPIKVKENDWGRTYCTDQHGEWFVWGMKLTHEKAMFYENDSLVATVEIPEDYVRDARNIILSCLSIKSPKESGIQKFDWVRFYEPETMRASTTKECENLIQHTSIVGKDIFDTKVEKASGGYCQNIVNAKKGDFIRYRVYISEKGKYNIKLGYLPQKQAQGTWNLSIDGVAQGEEIDQKGKAKFKSFDLGEKTFDRVGFHEFKFEMDVANGTTGSGTFDYLEVTKLDPEITKK; encoded by the coding sequence ATGCTCATTTTTTTATTGTTGAGCACATTTCACTTCTCTAATGCCCAAAAACTAGTTGAAAAGCCTTTTCAACCTAAAGATAGCCATGCCCCAAAAGAATATGCACTGGCTTGGGCAGATGAATTCAATGCGTTTCAATTAGATACAACGGAGTGGTTTTATAGAGATGGTATCGACCGTCAGATGACGATTATGGCACAGGAGAATGTGATTCTTGATCATGATAATCTGAATATTGTGTGTCAGGCAGGTCAGTTTAGGGCACACCCGGAAGTGTATAGAGTCAAGGAAGGGAAAGACTTTTTTAATCAGAAAGGGGGAGGTGTGATCAGCGAGTGGCGTTTCCGTGAGGGCTACTTCGAGGCGAGATGCAAGATGTTGAACGCTCCCCTGTGGCATCCGGCGTTTTGGCTGGAGCGAGCCAACTCCAATCCGGAAAACAACAGCCTGAAAACTTTTACAACCTATTCGGAAATTGACATTATGGAAACGGAACCGAATCATGCCACTTGGCAGAGTATCCGAGTGCACGATTGGGTTTCGGGAGGAGAGCACCGCAAGATTCCGATCAAGGTAAAGGAAAATGACTGGGGAAGAACCTACTGCACCGACCAGCATGGAGAGTGGTTCGTGTGGGGCATGAAGCTGACACACGAGAAAGCCATGTTTTACGAGAATGATTCTCTGGTGGCTACAGTCGAGATCCCGGAAGACTATGTGCGTGACGCCAGAAATATTATCCTGTCTTGCTTAAGCATCAAATCACCCAAAGAGAGCGGCATTCAGAAGTTTGACTGGGTAAGGTTCTATGAGCCGGAAACCATGAGAGCAAGCACGACAAAGGAATGCGAAAACCTGATTCAGCATACAAGTATTGTGGGCAAAGACATTTTTGACACCAAAGTTGAAAAGGCTTCAGGCGGGTATTGCCAAAACATTGTCAATGCGAAAAAAGGAGACTTTATACGTTACCGTGTCTATATCTCCGAAAAAGGAAAATACAATATCAAGCTAGGCTACTTGCCGCAGAAGCAAGCCCAAGGAACCTGGAACTTAAGCATTGACGGAGTTGCCCAGGGTGAGGAAATAGACCAGAAGGGGAAAGCCAAATTCAAGTCGTTTGACTTAGGCGAAAAAACGTTTGACCGGGTAGGTTTCCATGAGTTCAAGTTTGAGATGGATGTAGCGAACGGCACGACAGGTTCAGGAACATTTGATTACCTGGAAGTAACCAAGTTGGATCCCGAAATCACCAAGAAATAA
- a CDS encoding sodium:solute symporter family protein, whose protein sequence is MSGLSLFMSFFSAGTFVVWGSVAYQSGWVAIAIQWTMCISGLIIGFVIAPKWQKTGALTAAEYITDRLGYGTQKIYTYLFLMISVFTTGAFLYPVAKIVEVSTGVPIYASIICLGILILAYTAAGGLWAVIVTDVLQFVVLTAAVLIVVPLSLSKVGGVSGFVANAPENFFNFVNEEYSPYFLLAFGLYNLFFIAGNWAYVQRYTSVSTAKDAKKVGWLFGGLYAVSPVIWMLPPMIYRVLNPDLQGLADEGAYLLMCKEVLPVGMLGLMLGGMIFATSSSVNTTLNISAGVLTNDIFKHFRPQTSDQGLVYVGKIATVVLGVITIIVALLVPKLGGIVEVVMSLAALTGGAMFLPPIWALFSKKQTGQSVLAVTLVSLAVNAFFKFLAPSLIEVSLSRAAEMALGVTLPIVLLTITEILFQVKNTSSSQYENYLSLQNEKEREEQENADGNRKGARVIGVGVLSTGGLILILSALAETGALLVGGMGVVVLALGAIIIYKNQSVSQPQEAEKIYQ, encoded by the coding sequence ATGAGCGGTTTATCCCTTTTTATGAGCTTCTTTTCCGCAGGTACTTTTGTGGTTTGGGGATCGGTGGCCTATCAAAGCGGTTGGGTCGCGATTGCCATCCAATGGACCATGTGTATTTCAGGATTGATCATCGGTTTTGTGATTGCGCCCAAATGGCAAAAAACCGGAGCGCTGACCGCTGCCGAGTACATCACAGATCGGTTGGGCTACGGAACGCAAAAGATTTATACCTACCTGTTCCTGATGATCTCCGTGTTTACTACGGGTGCTTTTCTATATCCGGTGGCTAAGATTGTGGAAGTGTCCACAGGAGTGCCAATTTATGCGAGTATCATTTGTTTGGGAATCCTGATTTTGGCTTACACCGCTGCTGGAGGACTGTGGGCAGTGATCGTGACGGATGTACTCCAATTTGTAGTGCTGACCGCTGCAGTGCTGATTGTCGTTCCTTTATCCTTAAGTAAGGTGGGTGGTGTAAGCGGTTTTGTAGCGAACGCACCGGAGAACTTCTTCAACTTCGTCAACGAAGAGTACTCTCCCTATTTCCTGTTGGCTTTTGGGCTGTACAATCTCTTCTTTATCGCTGGAAACTGGGCGTATGTACAGCGTTACACAAGTGTTTCAACTGCCAAAGATGCCAAAAAAGTAGGTTGGTTATTTGGCGGACTGTATGCGGTAAGTCCCGTGATTTGGATGCTGCCGCCTATGATTTACCGAGTGCTCAATCCTGACTTGCAAGGCTTGGCGGATGAGGGCGCTTACCTGCTCATGTGCAAGGAAGTATTGCCTGTTGGGATGCTGGGATTGATGTTGGGAGGGATGATCTTCGCAACGTCTAGCTCGGTAAACACCACGCTGAATATCTCCGCTGGCGTTTTGACCAATGATATCTTTAAGCATTTCAGACCTCAGACCAGCGATCAAGGACTGGTCTATGTCGGAAAAATAGCCACTGTGGTTTTGGGTGTCATTACGATTATTGTTGCGCTTTTGGTTCCCAAACTCGGTGGTATCGTGGAAGTGGTAATGAGCTTAGCGGCACTTACGGGCGGAGCCATGTTTTTACCGCCTATCTGGGCACTTTTTTCTAAAAAACAGACAGGGCAATCTGTGCTAGCGGTGACCTTGGTTTCGTTAGCCGTAAATGCCTTCTTCAAGTTTTTAGCTCCTTCACTGATCGAAGTTTCCCTAAGCCGTGCAGCAGAAATGGCATTGGGAGTGACGTTGCCAATCGTCTTATTGACGATTACCGAAATCCTGTTTCAGGTAAAAAATACTTCATCAAGTCAGTATGAAAATTACTTGTCTCTCCAAAATGAAAAAGAAAGAGAGGAACAGGAAAATGCCGATGGCAACAGGAAGGGGGCACGTGTAATCGGAGTAGGTGTGCTTTCGACCGGAGGACTGATCCTGATACTTTCCGCACTAGCTGAAACCGGCGCTTTGCTGGTTGGCGGTATGGGCGTCGTGGTGCTTGCACTCGGAGCGATCATTATTTACAAAAACCAATCAGTGAGTCAGCCTCAAGAAGCTGAAAAAATCTATCAATAA
- a CDS encoding FAD-dependent oxidoreductase has translation MIIENFSSEKRENKLNQLSAEFVVAGGGIAGVCAAITAARKGVKTILIQDRPVLGGNASSEVRLWVLGATSHMGNNNRWSREGGVMDEILIENLYKNREGNAVIFDTILLDKVMQEENITLMLNTAVSAVQKADEKSIEAVWAFNSQNSTHYKIDAPLFCDATGDGLVAFQAGAPFRIGAEAKEEFGELFAPDEAYGHLLGHSMYFYSKKTDEPVKYKAPSYALKEIEKIPRFRVIRKEHKGCNFWWFEYGGRRDTIHETEEIKYELWKVIYGVWDYIKNSGNFEDVDNMTLEWVGNVPGKRESRRFEGLYMMKQQDVIGQTEFEDAVAHGGWALDLHPADGVYSELSGCTQWHSKGVYHIPYRSFVSKGIDNLLLAGRIISASHVAFGSTRVMATCGVGAQAVGMAAAVCKELGVQPADLMEVTNLKKLQNELNLTGQSIPNIPIRPESNLLTQARVTASSALTLSTIPFDGKWKKLNVSSAQLLPFEANTAYAFKVQVNASEKTTLEVQLRKSHNDKNYSPEVILESQVIEVGAGEQTVDFKFESSVADQQYAFVTFMANPALEIKCSEKRITGVLSVFNGENDKVSNKGKQTPPQGIGVDEFEFWIPERRPEGENIAMEISPAIEAFDVSNIGNGFVRPWGTANAWVADLSDTKPTLKMEWDSEQPLSEIRLFLDTDYDHALESVQFGHPEEVIPFCLQNYTIKDLNGQVLFQQSDNYQTINAFKFEEGFSTKGLLIETEHPSSDVPAAIFEVVCL, from the coding sequence ATGATTATAGAAAATTTCTCAAGCGAAAAGCGTGAAAATAAACTCAACCAACTTTCTGCCGAATTTGTAGTGGCAGGTGGTGGTATAGCAGGTGTTTGTGCCGCTATTACAGCCGCACGAAAAGGTGTAAAAACGATCCTGATACAGGACAGGCCTGTATTGGGTGGCAACGCTTCCTCAGAAGTGAGGCTGTGGGTATTGGGTGCCACTTCCCACATGGGTAACAACAACCGTTGGTCCAGAGAAGGAGGTGTGATGGACGAAATCCTGATCGAAAACCTTTACAAAAACAGGGAAGGGAATGCTGTGATCTTTGATACCATTCTTTTGGATAAGGTGATGCAGGAGGAAAACATCACCCTGATGCTGAACACCGCTGTATCTGCCGTCCAAAAGGCAGACGAGAAAAGTATCGAAGCAGTTTGGGCTTTCAATTCGCAAAACTCGACCCACTACAAGATCGATGCGCCACTTTTCTGTGATGCGACAGGGGACGGACTCGTCGCTTTTCAGGCGGGTGCTCCTTTCCGTATTGGGGCTGAGGCAAAAGAGGAGTTTGGTGAATTGTTTGCGCCGGATGAGGCGTACGGTCATTTGCTGGGGCACTCCATGTATTTTTATAGCAAAAAGACAGACGAGCCGGTGAAGTACAAGGCACCTTCGTATGCGCTGAAAGAAATTGAAAAAATACCTCGATTCAGGGTCATCCGAAAAGAACACAAAGGGTGTAACTTTTGGTGGTTTGAGTATGGAGGCAGACGAGATACAATCCACGAAACCGAGGAGATCAAGTACGAGCTTTGGAAAGTGATCTATGGCGTTTGGGACTACATCAAAAACTCAGGAAACTTCGAGGATGTAGACAACATGACGCTGGAGTGGGTCGGAAATGTGCCAGGCAAGCGGGAAAGTCGTCGCTTTGAAGGGCTGTACATGATGAAGCAGCAGGATGTGATAGGTCAAACGGAGTTTGAAGATGCAGTGGCACATGGTGGTTGGGCGCTGGACTTGCACCCTGCAGATGGGGTTTACAGCGAACTTTCGGGCTGTACACAATGGCACTCAAAAGGGGTGTATCATATCCCTTACCGCAGCTTTGTCAGCAAGGGGATCGACAACCTGCTTTTGGCGGGACGTATCATTAGTGCTTCTCACGTCGCTTTCGGTTCTACTCGGGTGATGGCGACTTGTGGCGTTGGGGCACAAGCGGTCGGGATGGCTGCAGCCGTTTGTAAAGAACTAGGGGTACAACCTGCCGATTTGATGGAAGTGACCAACCTCAAGAAGCTTCAGAATGAGCTTAACCTGACGGGGCAAAGCATTCCAAATATTCCTATCCGACCGGAAAGCAATCTGCTGACACAAGCAAGAGTAACCGCTTCTTCAGCACTTACACTTTCTACCATTCCTTTTGATGGAAAATGGAAAAAGCTGAACGTCTCATCCGCTCAATTGCTTCCTTTCGAGGCAAATACAGCTTACGCATTTAAAGTACAGGTCAATGCTTCGGAGAAAACAACATTGGAAGTTCAGCTTCGAAAATCGCATAACGATAAAAACTACTCGCCTGAAGTCATTTTGGAATCTCAGGTGATCGAAGTGGGAGCGGGAGAGCAAACGGTGGATTTCAAATTTGAAAGCTCAGTAGCGGATCAGCAGTATGCATTTGTGACGTTTATGGCAAATCCTGCCCTTGAAATCAAATGCAGTGAAAAGAGAATCACGGGAGTGCTGTCCGTATTCAACGGAGAAAACGATAAGGTGTCCAACAAAGGAAAGCAAACACCACCTCAGGGAATCGGTGTGGATGAGTTCGAGTTCTGGATTCCGGAGCGCCGCCCTGAAGGGGAAAATATAGCCATGGAGATCAGTCCGGCGATTGAAGCATTTGATGTCTCCAACATCGGAAATGGCTTTGTCCGTCCGTGGGGAACAGCCAATGCTTGGGTAGCTGATCTTTCTGATACAAAACCAACCCTGAAAATGGAATGGGACAGCGAACAACCACTCTCTGAAATTCGCCTGTTTTTGGACACTGACTACGACCACGCACTGGAGTCTGTACAGTTTGGGCATCCGGAAGAAGTGATTCCTTTCTGTTTGCAAAACTATACGATCAAGGATCTGAACGGTCAGGTTCTTTTTCAGCAATCAGATAACTATCAGACGATTAACGCCTTCAAGTTTGAAGAAGGTTTTAGCACAAAAGGACTTTTGATTGAAACGGAACATCCTTCCTCAGACGTTCCGGCGGCCATCTTTGAGGTTGTGTGCTTGTAA
- a CDS encoding glycoside hydrolase family 117 protein, with translation MNIFSCSETTTNTGSENENQTEIAKATTVFPHKLPEEKPDFPMSAATERMFSYPAPRAQDNDLYTLFKYTRLKGFDYNNGDGTITRRDPSRPIYVDGKYYIWYTKRDTKFVPIGAKRAKEATDEIPSTDWDLSDIWYATSADGITWEEQGVAVSRPAKPNQGWRSVATPDILVWEGKYYLYYQAFNEPSGLRGDWCPISMSYADSPNGPWKAGGNEMIPLGKKGEWDQDQTQDPHPIVYKGKIYMYYKAAYNKWVDKWNTYAVGHGVAIADSPFGPFKKHPLNPVMQSGHETTYFPYKEGVATLVLKDGNERETIQYAKDGVNFEVASSVSLPPIAAAPFVPDAFTNTKYGKGITWGMCHFTNAGTPKQRYSILARFDCDLSLDYDEPFFKTTHLFHSPDVYFKQGVGKHRIKQNPQPEIQ, from the coding sequence TTGAACATTTTTTCTTGTTCTGAAACCACAACGAACACAGGATCAGAAAACGAAAACCAGACAGAAATAGCGAAAGCAACAACAGTTTTTCCTCATAAGTTACCTGAAGAAAAGCCGGATTTTCCGATGAGTGCTGCCACTGAACGAATGTTTAGCTACCCTGCACCCCGTGCTCAGGATAATGACTTGTATACATTGTTTAAGTATACCAGACTAAAAGGTTTTGATTATAACAATGGAGATGGGACGATTACACGTAGAGACCCGTCAAGACCAATATATGTAGATGGTAAATACTATATCTGGTACACCAAAAGGGACACTAAGTTTGTACCTATCGGAGCAAAGCGGGCTAAAGAAGCGACTGATGAAATTCCTTCAACAGATTGGGATTTAAGTGATATTTGGTATGCGACAAGTGCCGATGGCATTACTTGGGAAGAACAAGGCGTAGCTGTTTCACGACCTGCCAAACCCAATCAGGGCTGGCGTTCTGTGGCTACGCCCGATATCTTGGTTTGGGAAGGAAAGTATTATCTCTATTATCAGGCATTTAATGAGCCTAGTGGCTTGAGAGGAGATTGGTGTCCTATCTCTATGTCTTATGCTGACTCACCAAATGGACCTTGGAAAGCAGGAGGGAATGAGATGATTCCTTTAGGTAAAAAAGGGGAATGGGATCAGGACCAAACACAAGATCCACATCCAATTGTATACAAAGGTAAGATTTATATGTACTACAAGGCTGCTTATAACAAATGGGTAGATAAATGGAATACCTATGCCGTTGGTCATGGGGTAGCCATCGCGGATAGTCCTTTTGGTCCATTCAAAAAGCACCCATTAAACCCAGTGATGCAGTCAGGTCATGAAACGACTTACTTCCCTTACAAAGAAGGTGTAGCCACTTTGGTACTCAAAGATGGCAATGAACGTGAAACAATTCAGTATGCAAAAGATGGGGTCAACTTTGAGGTTGCCTCTTCTGTATCCCTTCCTCCAATTGCAGCTGCTCCTTTTGTACCTGATGCATTTACAAATACCAAATATGGTAAAGGAATCACGTGGGGAATGTGTCATTTTACCAATGCAGGTACACCAAAACAAAGATATTCTATTCTGGCTCGCTTTGATTGTGATTTGAGCTTAGACTACGATGAGCCTTTCTTTAAAACAACACACCTGTTTCACAGCCCTGATGTATATTTCAAGCAGGGTGTAGGAAAGCATAGAATTAAGCAAAACCCGCAACCAGAGATTCAGTAA